One genomic region from Rhabdothermincola sediminis encodes:
- a CDS encoding glutamate synthase subunit beta — translation MGDVTGFLKHRRETPARREVPVRLRDWREVYEPFPIVKIRTQASRCMDCGIPFCNNGCPLGNLIPDWNDLVYRDHWREAIDRLHATNNFPEFTGRLCPAPCEAACVLGINQDPVTIKQVEVEIIERAWSEGWVQPLPAEEKTGRRVAVVGSGPAGLAAAQQLTRAGHEVVVFERADRPGGLLRYGIPEFKMEKRFLDRRLAQMEAEGTEFRCNVNVGVDLTVEQLLADFDAIVLAGGATAWRDLPIPGRELDGIHQAMEYLPLANRVQQGDLDEPPITAAGKRVVIIGGGDTGADCLGTAHRQGATVVHQFEIMPRPPDQRDPSTPWPTWPLMFRTSSAHEEGGERVFSVNTLEFLGDDQGRVRALRAVEVESRVVDGRPTFEPVEGTEFELPCELVLLAMGFVGPERAGLLDQLGVELDGRGNVARDGQWSTSVDGVFVCGDMGRGQSLIVWAIAEGRSCAAAVDRYLTGETLLPTPIEPNSAPLR, via the coding sequence ATGGGTGACGTGACGGGGTTCCTCAAGCACCGGCGGGAGACACCGGCCCGCCGCGAGGTGCCGGTGCGCCTGCGCGACTGGCGAGAGGTCTACGAGCCGTTCCCCATCGTCAAGATCCGCACCCAGGCCAGCCGCTGCATGGACTGTGGCATCCCGTTCTGCAACAACGGGTGCCCGCTGGGCAACCTCATCCCCGATTGGAACGATCTGGTCTACCGCGATCACTGGCGGGAGGCGATCGACCGGCTGCATGCCACGAACAACTTCCCCGAGTTCACCGGGAGGCTCTGCCCTGCGCCCTGCGAGGCGGCGTGCGTGCTCGGCATCAACCAGGACCCGGTGACGATCAAGCAGGTGGAGGTCGAGATCATCGAGCGGGCCTGGTCCGAGGGCTGGGTGCAGCCCCTCCCCGCCGAGGAGAAGACCGGCCGCCGGGTGGCGGTGGTGGGCTCGGGGCCCGCAGGCCTGGCGGCCGCGCAGCAGCTCACCCGGGCCGGCCACGAGGTCGTGGTGTTCGAGCGGGCGGACCGCCCCGGTGGGTTGCTGCGCTACGGCATCCCCGAGTTCAAGATGGAGAAGCGCTTCCTGGATCGGCGGCTGGCCCAGATGGAGGCGGAGGGCACCGAGTTCCGCTGCAACGTCAACGTCGGAGTCGATCTGACCGTCGAGCAGCTTCTCGCCGACTTCGACGCCATCGTGCTGGCCGGCGGCGCGACGGCGTGGCGTGACCTGCCGATCCCCGGGCGGGAGCTCGACGGCATCCACCAGGCGATGGAGTACCTGCCGCTGGCCAACCGGGTGCAGCAAGGTGATCTGGACGAGCCTCCGATCACCGCGGCGGGCAAGCGCGTGGTGATCATCGGCGGTGGCGACACCGGCGCCGACTGCTTGGGCACCGCGCACCGGCAGGGGGCAACAGTCGTCCACCAGTTCGAGATCATGCCCCGGCCACCGGACCAGCGGGACCCGAGCACGCCGTGGCCTACGTGGCCGCTGATGTTCCGCACCTCCTCGGCCCACGAGGAGGGCGGCGAGAGGGTGTTCTCGGTGAACACCCTCGAGTTCCTCGGGGACGACCAAGGCCGGGTGCGGGCGCTGAGAGCGGTCGAGGTCGAGAGCCGGGTCGTCGACGGCCGCCCCACCTTCGAACCCGTCGAGGGCACCGAGTTCGAGTTGCCCTGCGAGCTGGTGCTCCTGGCGATGGGCTTCGTGGGGCCGGAGCGGGCGGGCCTGCTCGATCAGCTGGGTGTGGAGCTCGACGGGCGGGGCAACGTGGCCCGAGACGGCCAGTGGTCGACCTCGGTCGACGGGGTGTTCGTGTGCGGCGACATGGGTCGGGGGCAGAGCCTGATCGTCTGGGCCATCGCCGAGGGTCGCTCATGCGCCGCAGCGGTGGACCGCTACCTGACGGGCGAGACGCTTCTCCCCACGCCGATCGAACCGAACTCAGCCCCGTTGCGCTGA
- a CDS encoding DUF4190 domain-containing protein, giving the protein MAIWSFVLSIVGALLVCCWIGLAGTITAIPLGITARKRIRESGGTLTGDGLALAGVIIGSIATGLAAILFVLNVFFSVASFIGTSN; this is encoded by the coding sequence ATGGCGATCTGGTCGTTCGTGCTGTCGATCGTCGGTGCCCTGCTCGTCTGCTGCTGGATCGGGTTGGCGGGCACCATCACCGCCATCCCCCTCGGGATCACCGCCCGCAAGCGCATCCGCGAGTCGGGTGGCACGCTCACCGGCGATGGTCTGGCGTTGGCCGGCGTCATCATCGGGAGCATCGCCACCGGGCTCGCCGCCATCCTGTTCGTGCTGAACGTCTTCTTCAGCGTGGCCAGCTTCATCGGCACGTCGAACTGA
- a CDS encoding DUF4388 domain-containing protein: MPARGPALEGTLADLPLDEVLTLLANTRQTGILELRGANPGLVALHQGEVTIALSEMGPTLQQVFLGSGITDADGWEAAIGAADRGVALTDSIVRLGCDLTALRRTLHDQTVGAVFELLLPSSDAFEFLPGEQHPVGDTFTFPVPELLEEAAARLEAWKQIAEVIPSTAMVMRLARSLPGPEITIGSGEWHVLARLDGRATISEVIRELGMSAFAVCAVLHRLLEEGVVEPVDAPAGPR; the protein is encoded by the coding sequence ATGCCTGCCCGTGGACCTGCGCTCGAAGGGACCTTGGCCGACCTCCCGCTGGACGAGGTGCTGACCTTGCTGGCCAACACCCGGCAGACGGGCATCCTCGAGCTGCGGGGAGCCAACCCGGGCCTGGTCGCACTCCACCAAGGCGAGGTGACGATCGCGCTGTCGGAGATGGGCCCGACCCTCCAGCAGGTCTTCCTCGGCTCTGGCATCACTGACGCCGATGGATGGGAGGCCGCCATCGGCGCGGCCGATCGCGGGGTGGCGCTGACCGACAGCATCGTCCGGCTCGGCTGCGACCTCACCGCGCTGCGGCGCACCCTCCACGATCAGACGGTCGGGGCCGTCTTCGAGCTGCTGCTCCCGAGCAGCGACGCCTTCGAGTTCCTCCCCGGCGAACAGCACCCGGTCGGCGACACCTTCACGTTCCCGGTGCCCGAGCTGCTGGAGGAAGCAGCGGCGCGCCTCGAGGCCTGGAAGCAGATCGCGGAGGTCATCCCCTCCACGGCGATGGTGATGCGGCTGGCGAGGTCGCTCCCCGGCCCGGAGATCACCATCGGGTCCGGGGAGTGGCACGTGCTGGCACGACTGGATGGTCGAGCGACGATCTCCGAGGTCATCCGCGAGCTCGGGATGAGTGCGTTCGCGGTCTGCGCCGTGCTGCACCGCCTGCTGGAGGAGGGCGTGGTCGAGCCAGTGGACGCCCCTGCAGGTCCGCGCTGA
- a CDS encoding sensor histidine kinase, with protein MKVGTKLVTVLAAPVIVLVVLAVVGVTGRLAEASDASRVEELTQFVTVNSDLINQLQQESVWSAAFMASGGARYRPELDAQRQSTDAALDRYRGALDRIQPGRDNQQVKDAIDLADRRLGNLRTNRLSVDNRQTVPSGAVDQYGNTARDLIAINARIVQEASDADLLLGLSTVTNFEQVKAARAEQGALLSSVAVSGAFTNKEGTPCSSVDAEDCVSYQRTIAAGNDEDQASENFDQYAPGPAKIVKRDALASLKFDDLKKTILDEGVDTNVVTVSGDQVIRSALDANEALYGVEQGFIRDVVTTANNLTSSAQGAARLYIVGAVVAIALALAVAFFVARATTVPLRKLTSAAYTLSTDKLPGLVERLRNPDEADEPLSATLTPIDINSKDEVGQLADAFNSIQQVTVEVAEEQAQLLRKGIGDIFINLARRNQTLLDRQIEFIDQLEANEEDPDQLDNLFKLDHLATRMRRNAESLLVLAGAEPPRRRGRPVALADVVRVAIGEVEDFARIQLLALDDATVGGNVAVDLAHLLSELMENATHFSPPDTMVEIVGHRAGAEGYIISVSDQGIGMSADQLAEANEQLARPPLVGLALSRSLGFIVIGRLAQRFDISVKLTASPSGGVTALVTLPPDLVTYPGEEGQEPAEPAAAPAVADVPAVDEAAFAPAATGDEEVAELETVAELETVDDLEVVEEIEEEPPVAEPEPEPVAVTSEDLLDELVEEVVPEGEAFDRGLQSLVDEELAAGSRESSLIAPPEPEGGGSIGSVTTVEAEEQVTTAAAPSVVEEPPAPAPAETLTAAGLVKRTPKKRMPDGVGASSAAPLAARSTGQTQRSPEEVRKMLSRYRSGLNKGRGTADSDRQDTD; from the coding sequence ATGAAGGTCGGCACCAAGCTCGTCACGGTCCTCGCGGCACCCGTGATCGTGCTCGTGGTCTTGGCCGTGGTCGGGGTGACCGGTCGGCTGGCCGAGGCGAGCGATGCCAGCCGAGTGGAGGAGTTGACCCAGTTCGTCACCGTCAACTCGGATCTCATCAACCAGCTCCAGCAGGAATCGGTCTGGTCGGCAGCGTTCATGGCGAGCGGCGGTGCCCGCTACCGCCCCGAGCTGGACGCGCAACGGCAGTCGACCGACGCCGCGCTCGACCGCTACCGCGGCGCCCTCGACCGGATCCAGCCCGGCCGGGACAACCAACAGGTCAAGGACGCCATCGACCTGGCGGACCGGCGCCTCGGCAATCTCCGCACCAACCGCCTCTCGGTCGACAACCGCCAGACGGTGCCGTCCGGGGCCGTCGACCAGTACGGCAACACGGCGCGCGACCTCATCGCGATCAACGCCCGGATCGTGCAGGAGGCCTCGGATGCCGATCTGCTGCTCGGTCTGAGCACGGTCACGAACTTCGAGCAGGTCAAGGCCGCTCGAGCCGAGCAAGGCGCACTGCTCAGCTCGGTCGCCGTGTCGGGAGCCTTCACCAACAAGGAGGGCACGCCCTGCTCGTCCGTCGACGCCGAGGATTGCGTCTCCTACCAGCGCACCATCGCGGCCGGGAACGACGAGGACCAGGCGAGCGAGAACTTCGACCAGTACGCACCCGGCCCGGCCAAGATCGTCAAGCGCGATGCGTTGGCGAGCTTGAAGTTCGACGATCTCAAGAAGACGATCCTCGATGAGGGGGTGGACACCAACGTCGTCACCGTGTCCGGTGACCAGGTGATCAGGTCGGCACTCGATGCCAACGAGGCGCTCTACGGTGTCGAGCAGGGATTCATCCGAGACGTGGTGACGACCGCGAACAACCTGACCTCCTCGGCGCAGGGCGCGGCTCGCCTGTACATCGTGGGCGCGGTGGTCGCCATCGCGCTGGCCCTGGCTGTCGCCTTCTTCGTCGCCCGGGCCACGACGGTCCCGCTCCGCAAGTTGACCAGTGCGGCCTACACGCTCTCGACCGACAAGCTGCCGGGCCTGGTCGAGCGGTTGCGGAACCCGGACGAGGCCGACGAGCCCCTGAGCGCCACGCTCACCCCGATCGACATCAACTCGAAGGACGAGGTGGGCCAGCTGGCGGACGCCTTCAACTCGATCCAACAGGTGACGGTCGAGGTGGCCGAAGAACAGGCACAGCTGCTCCGCAAGGGCATCGGTGACATCTTCATCAACCTCGCTCGCCGCAACCAGACCCTGCTCGACCGCCAGATCGAGTTCATCGATCAGCTCGAGGCGAACGAGGAAGATCCGGACCAGCTCGACAACCTCTTCAAGCTCGATCACCTCGCCACCCGGATGCGACGCAACGCCGAGTCGCTGCTGGTGCTGGCAGGCGCGGAGCCACCACGTCGGCGTGGCCGGCCCGTGGCGCTCGCCGATGTGGTGCGAGTGGCCATCGGCGAGGTTGAGGACTTCGCCCGCATCCAACTCCTCGCCCTCGACGACGCCACCGTGGGCGGCAACGTGGCCGTGGACCTGGCCCACCTGCTCTCGGAGCTGATGGAGAACGCCACCCACTTCTCGCCGCCGGACACGATGGTCGAGATCGTGGGCCATCGAGCAGGGGCAGAGGGCTACATCATCTCGGTCTCGGATCAAGGCATCGGGATGAGTGCAGACCAGCTCGCCGAGGCGAACGAGCAGCTCGCGCGGCCTCCGCTGGTCGGCCTGGCACTGTCCCGGTCGCTGGGCTTCATCGTGATCGGGCGTCTCGCCCAGCGCTTCGACATCTCGGTCAAGCTCACCGCCTCGCCTTCAGGTGGGGTGACCGCGCTGGTCACGCTGCCACCCGATCTGGTCACCTATCCCGGCGAGGAGGGTCAGGAGCCGGCCGAGCCCGCTGCCGCCCCCGCTGTCGCGGACGTCCCCGCGGTGGATGAAGCCGCCTTCGCCCCGGCGGCCACCGGGGACGAGGAGGTGGCCGAGCTGGAAACCGTCGCCGAGCTCGAGACCGTCGACGACCTCGAGGTCGTCGAGGAGATCGAGGAAGAACCTCCGGTGGCCGAGCCCGAGCCGGAGCCGGTCGCCGTCACCTCCGAGGATCTCCTCGACGAGCTCGTCGAGGAAGTGGTGCCAGAGGGCGAGGCGTTCGATCGCGGGCTCCAATCGCTCGTCGACGAGGAGCTGGCGGCGGGCTCACGCGAATCGTCGTTGATCGCGCCCCCCGAGCCCGAGGGCGGCGGGAGCATCGGGTCGGTCACCACGGTGGAGGCGGAGGAGCAGGTGACGACCGCCGCGGCCCCCTCCGTCGTCGAGGAGCCGCCCGCTCCCGCTCCCGCCGAGACCCTCACCGCGGCGGGCCTCGTGAAGCGCACGCCGAAGAAGCGGATGCCGGACGGCGTCGGTGCCAGCAGTGCCGCTCCGTTGGCAGCCCGGTCGACCGGCCAGACCCAGCGCTCTCCCGAGGAGGTCCGCAAGATGCTCTCTCGTTACCGCTCGGGCCTCAACAAAGGCCGGGGAACTGCCGATTCGGATAGACAGGACACGGATTGA
- a CDS encoding roadblock/LC7 domain-containing protein, translated as MTELSSEARNLNWLVQNFAEKVPGVNEAVVVSADGLPIATSAGLDRDAADRFAAMSSGLIGLAFGAAGRFGGGAVNQVMIEMENAIIFVTGISDGSCLAVVATADCDIGLVAYEMAVLVEKAGTVLTPEIRAELQAALPR; from the coding sequence ATGACCGAACTGAGCTCGGAAGCCAGGAACCTCAACTGGCTCGTCCAGAACTTCGCCGAGAAGGTGCCGGGCGTGAATGAGGCGGTCGTCGTGTCCGCCGACGGCCTGCCCATCGCGACCTCGGCGGGCCTCGACCGCGACGCTGCAGACCGGTTCGCGGCCATGTCCTCGGGTCTCATCGGCCTGGCGTTCGGCGCAGCCGGCCGCTTCGGCGGTGGGGCCGTGAACCAGGTCATGATCGAGATGGAGAACGCCATCATCTTCGTCACCGGCATCAGCGATGGTTCGTGCCTCGCGGTGGTGGCCACGGCCGACTGCGACATCGGTCTTGTCGCCTACGAGATGGCGGTGCTCGTGGAGAAGGCGGGGACCGTCCTCACACCTGAGATCCGCGCCGAGCTGCAGGCTGCCCTGCCCCGATGA
- a CDS encoding DUF742 domain-containing protein, giving the protein MTMSGDEHDDGPGLRVRSYVLTGGRTRSNADLPLETLVKVTPQGVSAAPRLALERKKIVALCTTPISIAEVSAHLSVPLGVARVLVGDMAEEGFLTSYKPQHSMTGERPDLKLLERVLDGLQAL; this is encoded by the coding sequence ATGACGATGTCCGGCGACGAGCACGACGACGGCCCAGGCCTGCGCGTACGGTCGTACGTGCTGACGGGGGGCCGGACGCGCTCGAACGCCGACCTTCCGCTGGAGACCCTTGTCAAGGTGACGCCACAAGGCGTCTCGGCGGCGCCACGCCTCGCGCTCGAGCGCAAGAAGATCGTGGCCCTGTGCACGACGCCGATCTCGATCGCCGAGGTCTCGGCACACCTGAGCGTGCCTCTCGGCGTCGCCCGCGTGCTGGTGGGTGACATGGCCGAGGAGGGCTTCCTCACCAGCTACAAGCCGCAACACTCCATGACTGGCGAACGTCCCGACCTCAAACTGCTCGAAAGGGTGCTCGATGGCCTTCAAGCGCTCTGA
- a CDS encoding GTP-binding protein: protein MAFKRSEAPASAEPAAGDNAPLPVKIIVAGGFAVGKTTFVGSISEIAPLTTEAAMTKVAEGIDETGGVNTGKTSTTVAMDFGRITLGEDLILYLFGTPGQDRFKFMWDDLVRGAIGAVVLVDTNRLADCFPAVDYMETNGVPFIVAINLFHGKQYHAIEDVREALAVPADVPMITTDARDRAQTKMALLELVQHALIRASAGA, encoded by the coding sequence ATGGCCTTCAAGCGCTCTGAGGCTCCGGCCTCTGCCGAACCAGCAGCGGGCGACAACGCTCCGCTTCCCGTCAAGATCATCGTCGCCGGCGGCTTCGCCGTGGGGAAGACGACGTTCGTGGGCTCGATCTCCGAGATCGCCCCGCTCACCACCGAAGCCGCCATGACCAAGGTGGCGGAGGGCATCGACGAGACGGGCGGCGTGAACACGGGCAAGACCTCGACCACCGTGGCGATGGACTTCGGCCGTATCACGCTCGGCGAGGACCTGATCCTCTACCTGTTCGGCACACCGGGCCAGGACCGCTTCAAGTTCATGTGGGACGACCTCGTTCGCGGGGCGATCGGGGCAGTGGTGCTCGTCGACACCAATCGGCTAGCCGACTGCTTCCCGGCCGTGGACTACATGGAGACGAACGGGGTGCCGTTCATCGTGGCGATCAACCTCTTCCACGGCAAGCAGTACCACGCGATCGAGGACGTGCGGGAGGCACTCGCGGTGCCTGCCGACGTCCCCATGATCACGACCGACGCCCGTGACCGGGCCCAGACCAAGATGGCGCTGCTCGAGCTGGTGCAGCATGCGCTGATCCGGGCGTCGGCTGGCGCCTGA
- a CDS encoding glycosyltransferase family 2 protein, with product MAGHGTVTVVIVHWNQPEHCARTIERFQHQALSTRIVVVDNGSEPPLLERLRAVVTSSVHDVELVELGANRGFGPGANAGLRTWLAEGEGEWVALAPHDALPHDGTLRRLIAAAEARERAGLACADVGDGHVPVVDPYFGGMTVPAPRGAATDGWESVDYPHGTLLIARRACLEEIGLFDERYFAYCEEADLGLRARAAGWEVGLVRGARVANPTMRSGSPATDYLMHRNTLLLVREHSGRYHAFIRFCIALWQLARGVVQPSSRVFVFSAKGRAAGMVDFLRGRYGPPPAELLGHAGSAH from the coding sequence GTGGCCGGCCACGGAACCGTCACCGTCGTCATCGTCCATTGGAACCAGCCCGAGCACTGCGCTCGCACCATCGAGCGATTCCAGCACCAGGCGCTCTCCACCCGGATCGTGGTGGTCGACAACGGCTCCGAGCCTCCCCTCCTGGAGCGCCTCCGGGCGGTGGTGACCAGCTCCGTCCATGACGTGGAGCTGGTCGAACTGGGGGCGAACCGAGGCTTCGGCCCGGGTGCCAACGCCGGGCTGCGGACCTGGCTGGCCGAGGGGGAAGGGGAGTGGGTCGCGCTGGCCCCCCATGATGCGCTCCCGCACGACGGCACCCTGCGCCGGCTGATCGCTGCTGCCGAGGCCAGGGAACGGGCAGGGCTCGCCTGCGCGGATGTCGGTGACGGGCACGTACCGGTCGTGGATCCGTACTTCGGGGGGATGACGGTGCCGGCCCCTCGGGGAGCGGCCACCGACGGGTGGGAGTCGGTGGACTACCCCCACGGCACGCTGCTGATCGCCCGCCGGGCCTGCCTGGAGGAGATCGGTCTGTTCGATGAGCGCTACTTCGCCTACTGCGAGGAGGCGGACCTGGGTTTGCGTGCCAGGGCTGCGGGATGGGAGGTCGGTCTGGTGCGGGGGGCACGGGTGGCCAACCCCACCATGAGGTCGGGCAGCCCCGCGACCGACTACCTGATGCACCGCAACACGCTGCTGCTGGTGCGGGAGCACTCCGGCCGCTACCACGCGTTCATCCGTTTCTGCATCGCTCTGTGGCAACTCGCTCGTGGGGTGGTGCAGCCCTCGTCGCGGGTCTTCGTGTTCTCGGCGAAGGGCCGGGCAGCAGGGATGGTCGACTTCCTACGGGGCCGGTACGGGCCTCCGCCAGCCGAGCTCCTCGGCCACGCCGGGAGCGCTCACTGA
- a CDS encoding alpha/beta fold hydrolase, which produces MVPYEIPGARRRDVELDDVRLSVYEAGDPADPTVVLSHGFPELAYSWRHQLPALAAAGFHVVAPDQRGYGGSSRPEAVRDYDIFHLTGDLVGLLDALDVDRAVFVGHDWGGFVVWQMPLLHRQRVAGVAALTTPYVPRFPMRPTELFRMMGGENHYIVWFQEPGVADAAFAANIDALFARMMRRGVPPEQLREAVGDRPASDFVEAVVNAPVLGDELLSPDELSVFVETFRQTGFTGGMNWYRNFDWNWEQTPQLDGARIDGIPCLMVTAEWDPVLTPAMAQGMPSVIGDLEMHEIAGAGHWVQQEKPAEVNAILVDWLRRRFGG; this is translated from the coding sequence ATGGTTCCCTACGAGATTCCCGGGGCCCGGCGTCGCGACGTCGAGCTCGACGACGTGCGGCTGTCGGTCTACGAAGCGGGTGATCCCGCCGATCCGACCGTGGTGCTCTCCCACGGCTTCCCCGAGCTGGCCTACAGCTGGCGGCACCAGCTCCCGGCGCTCGCCGCCGCAGGGTTCCACGTGGTGGCACCCGATCAGCGGGGCTACGGCGGCAGCAGCCGCCCGGAGGCCGTCCGGGATTACGACATCTTCCACCTCACCGGCGATCTCGTCGGCCTGCTCGACGCGCTCGACGTCGACCGGGCGGTGTTCGTCGGCCACGACTGGGGTGGGTTCGTGGTGTGGCAGATGCCTCTGCTCCATCGCCAGCGGGTGGCGGGGGTCGCGGCGCTCACGACGCCCTACGTCCCCCGGTTCCCGATGAGACCCACCGAGCTCTTCCGGATGATGGGCGGGGAGAACCACTACATCGTGTGGTTCCAGGAGCCAGGGGTGGCGGACGCTGCGTTCGCAGCGAACATCGACGCGCTGTTCGCCCGGATGATGCGTCGGGGGGTACCACCCGAGCAGTTGCGGGAGGCGGTCGGGGACCGGCCGGCGTCGGACTTCGTGGAGGCGGTGGTCAACGCCCCGGTGCTCGGTGACGAGCTGCTCAGCCCCGACGAGCTGAGTGTCTTCGTGGAGACGTTCCGGCAGACCGGCTTCACCGGTGGGATGAACTGGTACCGGAACTTCGACTGGAACTGGGAGCAGACCCCGCAGCTCGACGGCGCGCGCATCGACGGGATCCCGTGTCTCATGGTCACCGCGGAGTGGGACCCGGTCCTCACCCCAGCGATGGCCCAGGGCATGCCGAGCGTGATCGGCGACCTGGAGATGCACGAGATAGCCGGCGCTGGCCACTGGGTGCAACAGGAGAAGCCAGCAGAGGTCAACGCGATCCTGGTGGACTGGCTGCGTCGGCGGTTCGGCGGTTGA
- a CDS encoding cytochrome P450 — translation MTDTLDRSAGPAGDRPAIDVNDGRLYDDPWDTYRWLRDNDPCYWDDKNQLWVVSRHEDVAYISRTPELYCSKYGVRPKVAAPMSLISMDEPEHTRQRRLINKGFTPRQVKRLEPHIRDLSNQIIDEIRTRGEIDFVEDFAIHVPLIVIAELMGLDPDGRQKLYRWSDAMMGGDGHTDPDDPALLAAAEAFGEYVEYLIPIIEDRRQRPREDLISILTGAFDEGALDGGDAIAVEGTDELTSDELLMFLCILVVAGNETTRNAITGGLKAFSDFPDQKQKLLDHPELIDLAVDEIVRYVSPVISFCRTVTADHTFQGKELKEGDKVLILYQSANRDERVFDAPDEFRIDRDPNPHLGFGIGPHYCLGANLAKLEIKVVFEELFRRLRDIRVKDGASVERADNALVLAIEHLPAIFTPETPAAV, via the coding sequence GTGACCGACACGCTCGACCGCTCCGCAGGGCCCGCCGGTGACCGGCCGGCCATCGACGTCAACGACGGCCGTCTCTACGACGACCCGTGGGACACCTACCGCTGGTTACGCGACAACGACCCGTGCTACTGGGACGACAAGAACCAGCTCTGGGTGGTCTCCCGCCACGAGGACGTTGCCTACATCTCCCGCACACCCGAGTTGTACTGCTCGAAGTACGGGGTGCGGCCGAAGGTGGCCGCTCCGATGTCGCTCATCTCGATGGACGAGCCGGAGCACACCCGCCAGCGCCGTCTGATCAACAAGGGCTTCACGCCGCGCCAGGTGAAGCGTCTCGAACCACACATCCGCGACCTGTCCAACCAGATCATCGACGAGATCCGCACCCGGGGCGAGATCGACTTCGTGGAGGACTTCGCCATCCACGTTCCGCTCATCGTCATCGCCGAGCTGATGGGCCTCGACCCCGATGGCAGGCAGAAGTTGTACCGGTGGAGCGACGCCATGATGGGCGGCGATGGCCACACCGATCCCGATGACCCGGCGCTGCTGGCCGCGGCGGAAGCCTTCGGGGAGTACGTCGAGTACCTGATCCCGATCATCGAGGACCGCCGCCAGCGTCCTCGGGAGGACCTCATCTCCATCCTCACCGGCGCCTTCGACGAGGGTGCCCTCGACGGCGGTGACGCCATCGCCGTGGAGGGCACCGACGAGCTCACGAGCGACGAGCTGCTCATGTTCTTGTGCATCCTGGTCGTCGCTGGCAACGAGACGACCCGGAACGCGATCACCGGAGGGCTCAAGGCGTTCAGCGACTTCCCGGATCAGAAGCAGAAGCTGCTCGACCACCCGGAGCTGATCGATCTGGCGGTGGACGAGATCGTTCGCTACGTGTCACCGGTCATCAGCTTCTGCCGGACCGTGACCGCGGACCACACCTTCCAGGGCAAGGAGCTGAAGGAAGGCGACAAGGTGCTCATCCTCTACCAGTCGGCCAACCGGGACGAGCGGGTTTTCGACGCCCCCGACGAGTTCCGCATCGATCGGGATCCCAACCCGCATCTCGGCTTCGGTATCGGCCCCCACTACTGCTTGGGAGCAAACCTGGCCAAGTTGGAGATCAAGGTGGTCTTCGAGGAGCTGTTCCGGCGGCTGCGGGACATCCGGGTGAAGGACGGCGCCAGCGTCGAGCGGGCCGACAACGCGCTCGTCCTGGCCATCGAGCACCTTCCCGCGATCTTCACCCCCGAAACACCGGCCGCGGTCTAG
- a CDS encoding TetR/AcrR family transcriptional regulator — MALAPEPDQRGRILDAALRLMGSGGAHAMSMRRLAAECGLNVATLYHYFPSKADLLREVIAHQSYEDLLAQTPPVDPSLPPRERLAALLEWIWREMATQDDMWRVLLGESLHADPAALSSAAELSALFESALHRWMRDLFTGEVLVEAEVLARVLRGTIYGFFIENLPLPYGDRMRFLSKRAREVATVLLPA, encoded by the coding sequence ATGGCGCTCGCTCCCGAGCCGGATCAGCGGGGCCGCATCCTCGACGCGGCCCTGCGGCTGATGGGCAGTGGGGGCGCTCACGCCATGAGCATGCGCCGCCTGGCCGCGGAGTGCGGGCTCAACGTCGCCACCCTCTACCACTACTTCCCTTCGAAGGCGGATCTCCTACGGGAGGTCATCGCTCACCAGAGCTACGAGGACCTGCTCGCGCAGACGCCGCCCGTGGACCCGTCGCTGCCACCGCGGGAGCGCTTGGCCGCGCTGCTGGAGTGGATCTGGCGGGAGATGGCCACGCAGGACGACATGTGGCGTGTGCTGCTGGGGGAGAGCCTGCATGCCGACCCGGCGGCGCTGAGCTCCGCGGCGGAGTTGAGCGCGCTCTTCGAGTCCGCGCTGCATCGGTGGATGCGGGACCTGTTCACCGGCGAGGTCCTCGTCGAGGCGGAGGTGCTGGCGCGGGTGCTGCGGGGCACCATCTACGGCTTCTTCATCGAGAACCTGCCTCTGCCCTACGGCGACCGTATGCGGTTCCTCTCCAAGCGGGCGAGGGAAGTAGCTACCGTCTTGCTGCCTGCGTGA